From a single Mesorhizobium shangrilense genomic region:
- a CDS encoding F0F1 ATP synthase subunit B: MDATALATLWATIALIIFVGIVIYIKVPGMIAKALDGRAAKISNELEEARRLREEAQQLLGQYQRKRKEAEQEAADIVAAAKREADMLAADAHKKTEDYVARRTAIAEQKIGQAERDAVAEVRASAVDIAVEAARALLAGKVDAKAGADLFKASLQDVKSKLN, encoded by the coding sequence ATGGACGCTACAGCTCTAGCAACACTCTGGGCCACGATTGCCCTGATCATTTTCGTGGGCATTGTGATCTACATCAAGGTGCCCGGCATGATCGCCAAGGCTCTTGACGGTCGTGCGGCCAAGATCAGCAATGAACTCGAGGAAGCGCGCCGGCTGCGCGAGGAGGCCCAGCAGCTGCTCGGCCAGTACCAGCGCAAGCGCAAGGAAGCCGAGCAGGAGGCCGCCGACATTGTCGCCGCCGCCAAGCGCGAGGCCGACATGCTTGCCGCCGACGCGCACAAGAAGACCGAGGACTATGTCGCGCGGCGCACAGCGATAGCCGAGCAGAAGATCGGTCAGGCCGAGCGTGACGCGGTCGCCGAAGTGCGTGCCAGCGCCGTCGATATCGCCGTCGAAGCAGCGCGCGCGCTGCTTGCCGGCAAGGTCGATGCCAAGGCGGGCGCGGACCTGTTCAAGGCTTCGCTGCAGGACGTGAAGTCGAAGCTCAACTGA
- the der gene encoding ribosome biogenesis GTPase Der — MTFKVAIIGRPNVGKSTLFNRLVGKKLALVDDTPGVTRDRRVHAAKLYDLHFDVIDTAGFEDAGANTLPGRMRAQTEIAIREADLIFFTVDAKSGLMPDDKTFAEIVRKSGKPVVLVANKAEAKGAQGGMLEAWELGLGEPIPVSAEHGQGMPDLRDAVIGALGEARAFGEEEEGGDEEVAASEVLIGEDIVDPDAEDVHTYDDTKPMRIAVVGRPNAGKSTLINALIGEERLLTGPEAGITRDSISVDWDWRGRRIKLFDTAGMRRKARIHEKLEVMSVQDGLRAIRFAEIVIIVLDATIPFEKQDLQIADLIIREGRAPVIAFNKWDLIDNPQELLAELREKTERLLPQARGMQAVTVSAETGRGLDKLMEAVIRTHKVWNSRVSTGKLNRWLEGILAHHPPPAVAGRRLKIKYLTQAKTRPPGFVVQCSRPDAMPQSYVRYLTNSLREAFDMPGVPIRMALRTSDNPFAGRAKKRQ; from the coding sequence GTGACCTTCAAAGTCGCCATCATCGGTCGGCCTAACGTCGGCAAATCAACGCTTTTCAATCGGCTGGTGGGAAAGAAGCTGGCGCTTGTCGACGACACGCCGGGCGTCACCCGCGATCGCCGCGTTCACGCGGCCAAGCTCTACGATCTGCATTTCGACGTCATCGACACGGCGGGCTTCGAGGACGCCGGCGCGAACACGCTGCCGGGACGCATGCGCGCGCAGACCGAAATCGCCATCCGCGAAGCCGACCTGATCTTCTTCACGGTCGATGCCAAGTCCGGCCTGATGCCGGACGACAAGACCTTTGCCGAGATCGTGCGAAAATCGGGCAAGCCGGTCGTGCTGGTCGCCAACAAGGCTGAGGCGAAGGGCGCCCAGGGCGGCATGCTGGAAGCCTGGGAGCTTGGCCTTGGCGAACCGATTCCGGTTTCGGCCGAACACGGGCAAGGCATGCCCGACCTGCGCGACGCGGTGATCGGGGCGCTTGGCGAGGCGCGCGCCTTCGGCGAGGAGGAAGAGGGCGGTGACGAGGAGGTCGCGGCCAGCGAGGTTCTGATTGGCGAGGACATCGTCGACCCGGATGCCGAAGATGTCCACACCTATGACGACACCAAGCCGATGCGCATCGCCGTCGTCGGCCGTCCGAATGCCGGCAAGTCGACCCTGATCAACGCGCTGATCGGCGAGGAGCGGCTGCTGACCGGACCGGAAGCCGGCATCACCCGCGATTCTATCTCCGTCGACTGGGATTGGCGCGGTCGCCGTATCAAATTGTTCGACACGGCCGGCATGCGCCGCAAGGCCAGGATTCACGAAAAGCTGGAAGTGATGTCGGTGCAGGATGGCTTGCGCGCCATCCGTTTCGCCGAGATCGTCATCATCGTGCTCGACGCCACCATTCCCTTCGAGAAGCAGGATCTGCAGATCGCCGACCTGATCATCCGCGAAGGGCGCGCGCCGGTGATCGCCTTCAACAAATGGGACCTGATCGACAACCCCCAGGAACTGCTGGCGGAACTGCGCGAGAAGACCGAGCGGCTTCTTCCCCAGGCGCGCGGCATGCAGGCGGTGACGGTGTCGGCCGAGACCGGCCGCGGTCTCGACAAGCTGATGGAAGCCGTCATCAGGACGCACAAGGTGTGGAACAGCCGCGTTTCGACCGGCAAGCTCAACCGCTGGCTGGAAGGCATTTTGGCGCATCATCCGCCGCCCGCCGTGGCGGGGCGCCGGCTGAAGATCAAATATCTCACGCAAGCCAAGACCCGGCCGCCGGGCTTTGTTGTCCAGTGCTCACGGCCCGATGCGATGCCGCAATCCTACGTCCGCTATCTGACCAACAGCCTGCGCGAGGCCTTCGATATGCCAGGCGTGCCGATCCGCATGGCATTGCGCACATCGGACAACCCGTTCGCCGGCCGGGCGAAGAAACGCCAGTGA
- a CDS encoding ribonuclease HII has protein sequence MARARSDSPPLFEIIERPDFSFETKAMAEGLWPVAGMDEAGRGPLAGPVVAAAVVLDPANIPEGLDDSKRLSHLQREALFLRILGSALGVSMASISAEGIDSSNILKASLEAMRRALVGLPVQPKLALADGRDVPPGLPCAGRALIKGDQRSQSIAAASIVAKVMRDRMMCGCGNHHDRYGFEVHMGYATVRHRTAIEAHGPVARLHRVSFAPFRLGGTEVAGEESFAGLD, from the coding sequence ATGGCTCGCGCGCGTTCCGATTCTCCGCCTCTCTTCGAAATCATCGAGAGACCCGATTTCTCCTTCGAGACGAAGGCGATGGCGGAAGGCCTGTGGCCAGTGGCGGGGATGGATGAAGCCGGCCGGGGACCGCTCGCGGGACCGGTCGTCGCCGCAGCGGTGGTGCTCGATCCCGCCAACATCCCGGAAGGGCTTGACGATTCCAAACGCCTTAGCCATCTGCAGCGAGAGGCATTGTTCCTGCGCATTCTCGGCTCAGCGCTGGGCGTATCCATGGCCTCCATCAGCGCCGAAGGCATCGATAGCAGCAATATTCTGAAAGCCAGTCTGGAAGCGATGCGCCGCGCGCTGGTCGGACTGCCTGTTCAACCGAAGCTCGCTCTCGCCGACGGGCGCGACGTACCGCCGGGACTGCCTTGCGCGGGGCGCGCGCTGATCAAGGGTGACCAGCGCTCGCAGTCGATCGCCGCGGCTTCGATCGTCGCCAAGGTCATGCGCGACCGCATGATGTGCGGCTGCGGCAACCATCACGATCGCTACGGGTTCGAGGTCCACATGGGCTATGCCACGGTCCGCCATCGCACGGCGATCGAGGCGCATGGGCCCGTGGCGCGGCTGCACCGTGTGTCCTTTGCGCCATTCAGGCTTGGCGGGACTGAGGTGGCGGGAGAAGAGAGTTTCGCCGGGCTCGATTGA
- a CDS encoding MFS transporter produces the protein MSAITVSRCEDTPQPNGKIASLAPAAFGPGHRWKVLGIGVVANACFSATFSGVPSTAVFLRSGYHLGNGQLGLVLGLLGLGVALSELPWGLLTDRWGDRYVLLTGLAATAAWLGLMALLVVPSALHIPGVTLLAVAFLVTGLLGGSVNGSSGRAIMAWFHEGERGFAMSIRQTAVPLGGGLGALVLPSLASAHGFAAVFGLLALASAVSAFFAWLWLHQPPAQDGPHSNANMASPAGSKPLRNLDIWRIAMAIGLLCFPQVAVLTFAAVFLHDFGGMGTAVISASLAAVQVGAMIMRVWSGRFTDRHRNRRSFLRLCSALSAMAFAVLGLLVMASPAIPAPVLVPALVAALVVAGICVSSWHGVAYTELATLAGANHAGTALGLANSFVFVAFFLVPTAIPGLLILVSWTGVWLAAAACALVAWPIFLQPASLSSACPRSQNRGVAVEHGKLD, from the coding sequence ATGTCAGCCATCACCGTCAGCCGCTGCGAGGATACGCCTCAGCCGAACGGCAAAATTGCTTCCCTGGCTCCGGCGGCATTCGGTCCCGGTCATCGCTGGAAGGTCCTGGGCATAGGAGTCGTCGCGAATGCCTGTTTTTCCGCGACCTTCTCGGGTGTACCAAGCACGGCCGTCTTCCTGCGATCGGGCTATCATCTTGGCAATGGCCAGCTCGGTCTGGTTCTCGGCCTTCTGGGGTTGGGGGTTGCACTGAGCGAGTTGCCCTGGGGTCTCCTCACAGACCGTTGGGGCGACCGCTATGTGCTGCTGACCGGACTTGCTGCAACCGCGGCATGGCTTGGTCTCATGGCGTTGCTGGTGGTGCCGTCGGCGCTGCATATTCCCGGCGTAACGTTACTGGCCGTCGCCTTTCTGGTCACCGGCCTGCTCGGCGGCAGCGTCAACGGCTCGAGCGGCCGTGCCATCATGGCCTGGTTTCACGAAGGCGAACGCGGCTTCGCCATGAGCATCCGGCAGACGGCGGTACCGCTCGGCGGCGGACTTGGCGCACTCGTTCTCCCATCACTTGCTTCGGCTCATGGCTTTGCCGCGGTCTTTGGACTTCTGGCCTTGGCCTCGGCGGTCTCAGCCTTTTTCGCATGGCTCTGGCTGCATCAGCCGCCAGCCCAGGACGGTCCGCATTCCAACGCCAACATGGCTTCGCCAGCCGGCTCCAAGCCACTGCGCAATCTCGACATCTGGCGCATTGCAATGGCCATCGGCCTGCTGTGCTTTCCACAGGTTGCGGTGCTTACCTTTGCCGCGGTCTTCCTGCATGACTTCGGCGGGATGGGAACGGCGGTGATCAGCGCAAGCCTGGCCGCCGTACAGGTCGGCGCCATGATCATGCGCGTCTGGAGCGGCCGCTTCACGGATCGTCATCGCAACCGCCGGTCCTTCCTGCGTCTCTGCAGCGCCTTGAGCGCCATGGCTTTCGCTGTCCTCGGCTTGCTCGTCATGGCATCACCCGCAATACCCGCGCCGGTGCTTGTGCCGGCACTGGTCGCCGCGCTGGTTGTCGCCGGCATCTGCGTTTCTTCATGGCATGGTGTCGCCTACACCGAGCTTGCCACGCTTGCTGGCGCCAACCATGCCGGAACCGCTCTTGGCCTTGCCAACAGCTTCGTCTTCGTTGCGTTCTTCCTGGTACCAACAGCCATTCCGGGCCTGCTGATCCTTGTATCATGGACAGGGGTATGGCTGGCGGCGGCCGCCTGTGCGCTTGTCGCCTGGCCGATCTTTCTTCAGCCGGCGTCATTGTCTTCGGCTTGCCCAAGGTCGCAAAACCGCGGTGTTGCGGTTGAACACGGAAAACTCGATTGA
- a CDS encoding AtpZ/AtpI family protein — MADENGPDGTGKTGPGKQHAADIRDDDLERRRRELEASLATRRPERLEGKDDAKAGSAAGYGQALKLSSEFIAGVVVGAGLGWIIDRQAGTSPWGLIVFLLLGFGAGVLNVLRSAGAVAEFGQGEKPRRDRDDGNGRS, encoded by the coding sequence ATGGCCGACGAGAATGGGCCAGACGGAACCGGAAAAACCGGCCCCGGCAAACAGCATGCAGCCGACATCCGTGACGACGATCTTGAGCGCCGTCGGCGTGAACTTGAAGCATCGCTTGCGACAAGGCGGCCGGAGCGGCTCGAGGGGAAAGACGACGCGAAAGCGGGCAGTGCGGCCGGATATGGCCAGGCGCTCAAACTATCCAGCGAGTTTATCGCCGGAGTGGTGGTGGGCGCCGGTCTTGGCTGGATCATCGACCGTCAGGCGGGGACATCGCCTTGGGGTCTGATCGTGTTTCTGTTGCTGGGTTTTGGCGCCGGCGTGCTCAATGTGCTGCGTTCCGCAGGGGCGGTGGCAGAATTCGGACAGGGCGAGAAACCGCGCCGTGACCGGGACGATGGAAATGGCCGCTCTTGA
- a CDS encoding F0F1 ATP synthase subunit C, giving the protein MDVSAAAAIGAGIACVGMGGAGIGLGNIFGSYLSGALRNPSAADGQFGRLIFGFAVTEALGIFSLLIALLLVFK; this is encoded by the coding sequence ATGGACGTATCTGCAGCAGCTGCGATCGGCGCGGGCATCGCTTGCGTGGGCATGGGTGGCGCGGGCATTGGCCTCGGCAACATCTTCGGCAGCTATCTCTCGGGCGCGCTGCGCAATCCGTCGGCTGCCGATGGCCAGTTCGGCCGCCTGATTTTCGGCTTCGCCGTGACCGAAGCTCTGGGCATCTTCTCGCTCCTCATCGCTCTCCTCCTGGTGTTCAAGTAA
- a CDS encoding F0F1 ATP synthase subunit B yields MFVTSAFAEETAPATGAGGDTHSGTAVPGEAHAAFPPFDPSTFPSQLLWLAITFGLFYLFLKKVAMPRVGGIIDVRNERITRDLDQAAKLKGEADAAVAAYEQELAEAKTKANTIGQQASDAAKAEVEAARKKVEAALDEKLGAAEARIASIKANAMKEVGGIAEDTASEIVEALVGGKASKAEVAAAVKSVAG; encoded by the coding sequence ATGTTCGTGACATCTGCCTTTGCGGAAGAGACCGCGCCGGCTACCGGCGCGGGAGGCGATACGCATTCGGGCACAGCAGTGCCCGGCGAGGCGCATGCCGCGTTCCCGCCGTTTGATCCGTCGACGTTTCCGTCGCAGCTTCTGTGGCTGGCGATTACCTTCGGGCTTTTCTACCTCTTCTTGAAGAAGGTGGCGATGCCGCGCGTTGGTGGCATCATCGACGTCCGCAACGAGCGCATCACACGGGACCTCGACCAGGCGGCCAAGCTGAAGGGTGAAGCCGACGCTGCTGTCGCTGCCTACGAACAGGAATTGGCGGAAGCCAAGACCAAGGCCAATACGATTGGTCAGCAGGCAAGCGATGCAGCCAAGGCGGAAGTCGAGGCGGCACGCAAGAAGGTCGAGGCCGCGCTCGACGAGAAGCTCGGTGCGGCCGAGGCACGCATTGCTTCCATCAAGGCCAATGCCATGAAGGAAGTCGGCGGCATCGCCGAGGACACCGCTTCGGAAATCGTCGAGGCGCTTGTCGGTGGCAAGGCCAGCAAGGCCGAGGTCGCGGCCGCCGTCAAATCCGTGGCCGGGTGA
- a CDS encoding LysR substrate-binding domain-containing protein, whose product MRRVTLDLDVLRSFVTGMELGSFAKAADRLGRSTSAVSAQLKKLEDQAATPIFRKSGRGLALTEAGETMLGYARRLLELNDEAVSAIHDVELEGWVRLGLQEDFGEAVLPDVLGRFARAHPKVKIEARIARSYELAERITSGSLDIALAWHNDDKLPYSQHVADVQMRWIGPASVIETNLRHGQALPLVALEAPCLLRAVATETLDRAGLPWRMAFSSPSLGGIWAAVAAGLGLTIRTDIGLPANVRAMTPEITGLPPLPGMALFLHRKEAELDPVAARLADILLQAALESLPESARARSAHHGLRSVA is encoded by the coding sequence ATGCGACGCGTAACGCTCGACCTCGACGTTCTCAGAAGCTTCGTCACCGGCATGGAACTGGGCAGCTTCGCCAAGGCAGCCGACCGGCTTGGTCGCTCGACCTCGGCAGTCAGCGCGCAGCTGAAGAAACTTGAGGATCAGGCCGCCACCCCGATCTTCCGCAAATCGGGACGCGGCCTGGCACTGACGGAAGCCGGAGAAACCATGCTCGGCTATGCGCGCCGCCTGCTCGAACTCAATGACGAGGCCGTGTCCGCCATCCATGACGTCGAACTGGAGGGCTGGGTACGGCTCGGACTTCAGGAGGATTTCGGCGAAGCGGTGCTGCCGGATGTGCTCGGGCGGTTTGCGCGTGCGCATCCCAAGGTCAAGATCGAGGCCAGGATCGCACGCAGCTACGAACTTGCCGAACGGATCACGTCGGGCAGCCTCGATATCGCGCTGGCATGGCACAATGACGATAAGTTGCCCTATAGCCAACATGTCGCCGACGTTCAGATGCGCTGGATCGGTCCGGCAAGTGTCATTGAAACCAACCTGCGCCATGGCCAGGCGCTGCCGCTGGTCGCACTCGAAGCACCATGCCTGTTGCGTGCAGTGGCGACGGAGACGCTCGACAGAGCCGGCCTGCCCTGGCGGATGGCCTTCTCCAGCCCGAGCCTTGGTGGCATCTGGGCGGCCGTCGCCGCTGGGCTCGGACTGACGATCCGCACCGACATCGGCCTGCCGGCCAATGTGCGGGCAATGACACCGGAAATCACCGGATTGCCGCCATTGCCGGGCATGGCGCTGTTTCTGCATCGCAAGGAAGCCGAACTGGATCCCGTGGCGGCGAGGCTTGCCGACATCTTGCTTCAGGCGGCACTGGAATCGCTGCCCGAAAGTGCGCGGGCGCGGTCCGCGCATCATGGCCTGCGAAGTGTGGCATGA
- a CDS encoding cell wall hydrolase, with protein MHRRVLKRLVAAAGERKHSFIAPFVIGLGIWIGFPTVVAYQDMTSLISGLEAPNVRWNAYVEKSVAGSVHAAEMPFADSDTTGSLSGSGVKLAGIGAVSFRGKGGKVSGSPDEDRIMRADKKGRIIQVSPVAPPKNFNAGSIFERTSSLLRPSMDSDLKMAFAKPRIKGKEVQIAAAFHAREDKKPDPGVPAMLAALVNNDKADVLATAYASSAPDYAKASPFEVLLQDEKPDNGRFIPPMAKGDHAWIQNPLPASVFSKPEQACLANGIYFEARGESVRGQAAVAQVILNRVRNPAYPNSICGVVYQNDSWFNRCQFSFACDGRKKRIENPVAYKTAQDIAMAVTAGKIFIPEVGSSTHYYAQYVHPGWARTMQKMTKIGLHIFYRTYGGGWS; from the coding sequence GTGCATCGACGTGTTTTGAAGCGGCTTGTCGCCGCCGCCGGTGAGAGAAAACATTCCTTCATCGCTCCATTCGTTATCGGCCTTGGCATCTGGATCGGCTTTCCGACCGTTGTCGCCTATCAGGACATGACGAGCCTCATTTCCGGCCTCGAGGCGCCGAACGTCCGCTGGAACGCCTATGTCGAGAAATCGGTCGCGGGCTCGGTTCATGCGGCCGAGATGCCCTTCGCCGATTCCGATACCACTGGCTCGCTCTCCGGATCCGGCGTCAAGCTTGCCGGCATCGGCGCGGTGTCGTTTCGCGGCAAGGGCGGCAAGGTCAGTGGATCGCCCGACGAGGATCGCATTATGCGTGCCGACAAAAAGGGCCGCATCATCCAGGTTTCGCCAGTGGCGCCGCCGAAAAACTTCAACGCCGGCTCGATCTTCGAGCGCACGTCGTCCCTGCTGCGTCCGAGCATGGACAGCGACCTGAAGATGGCCTTCGCCAAGCCGCGGATCAAAGGCAAGGAAGTCCAGATCGCCGCCGCTTTCCACGCGCGCGAGGACAAGAAGCCGGATCCCGGCGTGCCGGCCATGCTTGCCGCCCTGGTCAACAATGACAAGGCCGACGTGCTGGCGACGGCCTATGCATCCTCCGCGCCCGACTATGCCAAGGCGTCGCCATTCGAGGTGCTGCTGCAGGACGAGAAGCCGGACAATGGCCGCTTCATTCCGCCGATGGCGAAGGGCGATCACGCATGGATACAGAACCCGCTTCCGGCGAGCGTCTTCTCCAAGCCGGAGCAGGCGTGCCTTGCCAACGGCATCTATTTCGAGGCGAGGGGCGAATCCGTGCGCGGCCAGGCCGCCGTCGCCCAGGTCATCCTCAACCGCGTCCGCAATCCGGCCTACCCGAACTCGATCTGCGGTGTCGTCTACCAGAACGATAGCTGGTTCAACCGTTGCCAGTTCTCGTTCGCCTGTGATGGGCGAAAGAAGCGGATCGAAAACCCTGTCGCCTACAAGACCGCTCAGGACATTGCCATGGCCGTCACGGCCGGCAAGATATTCATTCCTGAAGTGGGATCGTCGACCCACTACTATGCCCAGTATGTCCATCCGGGCTGGGCGCGCACGATGCAGAAGATGACCAAGATCGGCCTGCATATCTTCTATCGCACCTATGGCGGCGGCTGGAGTTGA
- a CDS encoding F0F1 ATP synthase subunit A, which yields MAADKVDPIHQFHIIKLIPINIGGYDLSFTNSALFMVATVVVAAAFLYLTTSSRSLVPGRLQSVSEMAYEFVGNMLRDAAGTQGMKFFPLVFSLFMFVLVANLLGLVPYFFTITSHIIVTFGLAILVIGTVIVYGFMKHGLGFLKLFVPHGVPIYLMPLVVAIEVISFVSRPVSLSVRLFANMLAGHITLKVFSGFVVSLSALGAVGIAGSVLPLAMAVALTALELLVAFLQAYVFAVLTCMYLNDALHPSH from the coding sequence GTGGCAGCTGACAAGGTCGATCCGATCCACCAGTTCCATATCATCAAGCTGATTCCGATCAATATCGGCGGCTATGACCTGTCCTTCACAAATTCGGCACTGTTCATGGTCGCGACCGTGGTTGTCGCAGCGGCTTTCCTTTATCTCACCACGTCGAGCCGCAGCCTCGTTCCTGGCCGGCTTCAGTCCGTCTCCGAGATGGCCTACGAATTCGTCGGAAACATGTTGAGGGACGCTGCCGGAACGCAAGGCATGAAGTTTTTCCCGCTCGTGTTCTCGCTGTTCATGTTCGTGCTCGTTGCCAACCTGCTTGGCCTTGTCCCCTATTTCTTCACCATCACCAGCCACATCATCGTCACCTTCGGTCTCGCCATTCTGGTGATCGGAACCGTGATCGTTTACGGCTTCATGAAACACGGTCTGGGCTTTCTCAAGCTGTTCGTGCCGCACGGCGTGCCGATCTACCTGATGCCGCTTGTGGTGGCGATCGAGGTGATTTCCTTCGTTTCGCGCCCGGTCAGCCTCTCGGTTCGTCTATTCGCCAACATGCTGGCTGGCCACATTACGCTGAAAGTGTTTTCGGGATTTGTCGTGAGCCTCAGTGCATTGGGCGCTGTCGGTATCGCGGGTTCGGTGCTGCCGCTGGCCATGGCCGTGGCGCTGACGGCGCTGGAATTGCTCGTCGCCTTCCTGCAGGCATACGTCTTTGCCGTCTTGACCTGCATGTATCTCAACGACGCTCTGCACCCCAGTCACTAA